ATCAATAAAATGTTCGGTCAACACACAAAAAAGACAACGCGTACATCACAGATTTACCATCTTTATAATAGCACATCATAGAATAAACAGCAACGAGTGCGCTTGAATTTGAAAACGGATTATTTTTTGTTTTTTGATTGCTTTTTCCACTCTTGAATTCGTTGATATTGCTGATGTAAGGCCTGTTCGTATTTCCCAGTATCAATCGCCTTGTAGTAATGAGCATACTTAATTTTATCAGGAAGATACTGTTGATCTACCCAAGCATTTTCAAAGTTATGGGGGTATTGATAACCAATCCCTCGATTCAGATCTTTTGCGCCAGAATAATGACTATCTCGTAAATGATCTGGAACATCTCCAGCTTTTCCTTCTCGAATATCTGACAAAGCAGCATCAATCGCTGTAATAGCAGAATTTGATTTTGGTGATAAGCATAAATCGATCACAACACTTGCAAGTGGAATTCTGGCCTCTGGAAAGCCTAATTTTTCTGCTGCCTGAACTGCAGTAATGGTGCGAGCTGCAGCAGCTGGATTTCCTAAACCAATATCTTCGTAGGCAATGACCATTAGACGTCGGCAAATGATTGGCAAATCACCTGCTTCGACTAATCTAGCTAGGTAATGAAGGGCTGCATCCACATCACTTCCTCGAATCGATTTTTGAAAAGCTGAGATGACATCATAATGAGCATCACCATTTTTATCGTGAGTAAGAGCTTTGCGTTGGACACATTCTTCAATAATTGAAAGAGTAATCATTATTTTTTTTTCTTTATTTTCAGGAGTTGATTTAACTGCTAGTTCTAATCCGTTTAAAGCACTTCGCAAGTCGCCGTTTGTAGCTCGTGACAAATGATTCAGTGCTTTTTCTTCTAAAACCACAGCATAGTTTCCTAAACCGCGTGTTGTGTCTGTTAAAGCTTCTTTGATTGCTTTTTGAATATCTGTCTCAGATAAAGGTTTGACTTCAAAAATTTGCGTCCGGCTACGAATCGCTGGGTTGATTGTGATATAAGGATTTTCAGTCGTCGCACCGATCATGATAATTCGACCATTCTCCAAGTGAGGGAGTAAAAAATCTTGTTTGGTTTTATCTAAACGATGAACCTCGTCTAGCAGTAAGATCACAGTGCCGCTCATTTTGGCTTCTTCAGCAACAATTTGTAAGTCTTTTTTTGTATCAGTTGCGGCATTTAACATACGAAACGCATAATTGGTTGAACCAGCTATCGCACTGGCAATACTGGTTTTTCCTGTTCCAGGAGGACCGTATAAAATCATGGATGAAAGCATGCCAGCTTCGACCATTCGGCGAATAATTTTTCCTGAACCAACAAGGTGTTGCTGACCAACGACTTCATCTAAGTTACGCGGTCTCATACGAAAAGCAAGTGGTTGTTGCATCGTTGGACCTCCTTTTTGTTTGTTGATAACACCTATTATAACATAAAGAACGTACATTCGTATTTACACTGGTTTTTAAAGTAGAAGTCGTGGGAAACGATGGGAAAATCAATGATTTGTATAGTAAATGATTCATTATTTCAATGGATAATAGCCATTAATTCGTGTATGATAGAAAGTGGTGAAAAATAATGAATAATACAATCGATTTTTTTAATACACAAACAACAGAAAATATAGCCCAATACTTACTTGGAATGTACTTAGAACATGAGACAGAAGATGGAATGCTTGCAGGATATATTGTTGATACAGAAGCCTATTTAGGACCAGAGGATGAAGCAGCTCATAGTTTTGGTTTACGAAATACACCAAGATTAAAAGCGATGTATGAAAAACCTGGTACTATTTATCTATACACGATGCACACTCATTTGATTTTGAATATGGTCACTCAAGAAAAAGGAAAACCCCAAGGAGTGATGATTCGAGCAATTGAGCCAGTTGTAGGAATCGAAAAAATGGTAAAAAACCGTAATAATCGTAAAGGTGCTGACCTGTCAAATGGTCCTGGAAAGTTAGTCTCTGCTTTAGGGATTACTAAAGAATCATATGGACAATCAATTTTCGATAGCTCTCTTCGAATTGTTCCAGAAAAAAGAAAACAACCCAAAAAAATTATTGCTCTTCCTCGAATTGGTATTCCTAATAAAGGGATTTGGACGGATTTGCCATTGAGATATGTGGTCTCTGGAAATCCTTATATTTCTAAGCAACGAAGAAGTGATATTGACCAAAAAACATTTGGCTGGAAGGAAGAAAAGAAATGAAAAAAGCAACAATGTTAACCTATTTAGATCAACAACTATCAAAAAACATTACAGAGTATGATGTAGCTCTTGACTGGAATCCGAAAAATCATGCAATCGAAGTGGTTTTCCGTTTATTTGCAGAAAATACCGAAGGAGAGTCAATCGATGATGCTGAAGGAACGACATCAGAAGAAGAAATTATCGAATTTGAAGATGGTATTTTGCTGTATAATCCAGAAAAAACAGTGATGGATGAAGCGGATTATTTAGCAGTAATCCCTTATGAAGGAAAAAAAGGGATTAAAAAGTCTGTATTGGATGGATTGATTGCTTATTTAAAAGATGTATTGGTAGAAGGTCAAAGTGATTTACTGGATTTTTTAACAGATGAAGAACAAGAAGTCTTTGAATTAAAATGGTCAGATGAAGCATTCGATCAAGCAATCAAAAACAATCAAAAAATAGATAGCGATACTTATATTGCTTATCCAAGCTATTAAAATAAGAGGTGATTACATGAAATGGACTGAAGTAAAAGTTGAGACAGCAAGCGAAGCGGTTGAAGCGATTTCCAACATCATGATGGAAGCTGGTGCAAGCGGCGTAGCCATTGAGGATTCCTTAGATGTAGAGAATTTCCAGAGTGATCTTTATGGAGAATTGTTGGATAAAGAACAGTTCACCCATATTAAAGATGGAGCATTAGTAATGGCTTATTTTCCAGAAACCACTTTCTTACCAGAAATTTTGCCGTTTATCAAAGAAAGTATTACTCGTTTACCAGAATTTGGTTTGGCTATTGGGAAAAATGAAGTAACTGTTAGTGAAGTTGCTGAAAGTGATTGGGCTACTGCTTGGAAGAAGTATTATCACCCTGTACGTGTTACACGTTTTCTGACAATTGTGCCAAGTTGGGAAAAATACGAAGCACAAGATACCTCTGAAAAAATTATTACATTAGATCCTGGTATGGCTTTTGGAACAGGAACCCATCCGACCACTCGTTTAACATTACAAGCCTTAGAAACAGTGTTGCGTGGTGGTGAAACTGTACTTGATGTGGGGACAGGTTCTGGGGTTTTAAGTATTGCCAGTAAACATTTAGGAGCTAAAGAAGTTTATGCCTATGATTTAGATGATGTGGCTGTTACAGCCGCAAAAGAAAATATGGATATGAATCCAGTAGCTCAGGACGTTCAAGTTTCAGCAAATGATTTATTAAAAGAAGTAGCCATCAAAGCAGATGTCATTGTAGCGAATATTTTAGCGGATATCATCGTATTAATGATTGAAGACGCGTGGCGTTTGTTGAAAAATGAGGGGACATTGATTATTTCTGGCATTATTCACGAGAAAAAAGCAATGATCTTAGAAAAAATGACCGAAACAGGTTTCCTAGTGGATCAAATTTTCCAACAAGGGGATTGGTACGCGATTATTTTAAAGAAAACCGAGGAAGAGTAGAATGCAACGCTATTTCTTAACAGAATCTTATGAGTCAAAAGAGCGTTATTCAATCACAGGCGAAAATTATCATCATATGGTTCGTGTCATGCGGATGGAACCAGCACAACAAGTATTTTTAGCTTTTAGTGATCGTTTAGCCATTATAGCGGAAATTACAGAGATTACTGAAGATACAGTTTGTTTAAAGGAAATAAGTAAAGAAGTGAGCGAAAAAGAGCTGCCTATTCATGTCACGATTGCTTGTGGCTATCCTAAAGGAGACAAATTAGAATGGGTTGTCCAAAAGGGAACCGAGCTTGGTAGTCATCGTTTCGTGGGATTTCCTGCAAAAAACTCTGTCGTTAAGTGGGACCTTAAAAAACGAGTAAAAAAAACAGAGCGCTTGAAAAAAATTGCGACAGAAGCTGCTGAGCAATCGCATCGTCAGTTTGCGCCAGATGTTGTATTATTAGAGAAAGCAGACGAATTGATCCACTCTTTTTCTGAGTATGATAAAGTATTAGTTGCTTATGAGGAGTCTGCGAAAATTGGGGAACGCAGCCAGTTTGCAAAAGCTTTATCTGAAGTGAACAAAGGAGAGTCTATACTGGTTATTTTTGGACCAGAAGGTGGTTTATCTGTGGATGAAGTAGAAAGATTTCAGTCATTAGGTGGTATTCTTTGTGGATTAGGACCACGAATTTTGCGTGCAGAAACAGCACCATTATATGTTTTGAGCGCTATTAGTTATCAATTTGAATTAGTGTAAGTATTAGGGGGCTATTTATGGAGTTAAAGCTACAAAAACTTTCGGTTATGTTAGTAGATCCATCGATCACAGATCAACAATTCACAGAAGAAATTCTGTTTTTAAAGGCATTTCCTATTCGTTCTATTTTTGTTTTACCGTACAATGTTTCACGAGCCAAACAATTATTAACGGGAACAATGATTCAAGTGGGAAGTTTTGTTGATTTTCCATTAGGTTCTGGAACGTTAGCTAAAAAGGCTTTTGAAACAGGTCAAGTATACAGAGACGGGGCAACAGAGGTTTTTGTTACAATGGCGCCGGATCAATTGGCGTTTTACGCTAATCAGACTTATCAAGCATTAGAGCAGTTGTCATTTGGTCGAAATGCGCTAGGCTTCTTTTTAGATAGTAATAAATTAACAGATAATCAAAAACAAGTATTAACAACGAAACTAGGAGAATTGAATATCAGTGTAGTTTCTTTAGGGTTAGACTTAACGATGGAACAAGCAATTTATGATATGAGTATTTTTCGTACGGTACGAAGAAAGCAAATGTCCTTTCAAGTAAATGTCAAAGCACCTACCTTACTTGAAATTGAACTGCTTTTTCAAGCAGGAGCTTCACAAATCGGGATTAGTAATGGTCGGGAGATACTACCCTTGCTTTCAAAGTGGAATTAAAACGCGAGGAATTGAAAATCCAGAAAAATGTTAGTATAATAAAAGATGTTGGAAGTGCTACTGTTTCAAGTGGTGCTTTTCTTTTTTTAATAATCAACTCTTTACATAAACATAAAAGATGAAGGAATGCGCTTATTTTTACGTATATATAGAAAATATAGGCCTCCTAAGAAGGAGTGATAACGATGCCAAAAGAGGAAATTATGACAGGGCCTGGAGTGATAAAACTTGTCTCAAAATATATGGCGCCTGAGCATGTAGCATTTGTCCAAAAAGCCTGTGACTATGCTGAAAAAGCCCACGAAGGACAAGTTAGAAAGTCAGGCGAGCCGTATTTTATCCATCCTATTCAAGTAGCTGGAATTTTAGCTGAGTTACGGATGGACCCACATACTATTGCAACTGGTTTTTTACATGATGTAGTAGAAGACACTGAGGTTACACTTGAAGATTTAGAAAATGAATTTGGTGCAGATGTTGCAATGTTAGTGGACGGTGTGACAAAGCTCGGCAAAATAAAATATAAATCTCATGAAGAACAACTGGCTGAAAATCATCGGAAAATGCTTTTAGCAATGGCTCAAGATTTACGTGTAATCATGGTGAAATTAGCTGACCGATTGCACAATATGCGAACACTAAAGCATCTGCGGGAAGATAAACAACGTAGAATTGCCCAAGAAACACTGGAAATCTATGCACCCCTTGCTCATCGTTTAGGGATTAGCCGGATTAAGTGGGAATTAGAAGATACCGCATTGCGTTACATTAATCCAAACCAGTATTATCGGATTGTTAACTTGATGCAAAGTAAAAGAGATGAACGTGAAGCGTATGTAGAAGAAGCGGTGGAAGATATTCGTATAGCTACCGAGGACTTAGAAATTTATGCTGAAATTTATGGTCGACCAAAACATATTTATTCGATTTATCGGAAAATGAAAGACCAAAAAAAACAATTCAATGAAATCTATGATTTATTGGCCATTCGTGTAATCGTGGACTCTATTAAAGATTGTTATGCGGTATTAGGTGCAATCCATACGAAATGGACACCGATGCCAGGTCGTTTTAAAGACTACATTGCAATGCCTAAAGCAAATATGTACCAATCGATTCATACAACAGTCATCGGACCAAAAGGTAATCCCGTAGAAGTGCAGATTAGAACCCATGAAATGCATCAAATCGCTGAATTTGGGGTGGCTGCTCACTGGGCATACAAAGAAGGCAAAACAGAAAAAGTGGATGAAGATACAGACACGAAACAGTTAAGTTGGTTCCATGAAATTCTTGAACTTCAAGATGAAAGTTATGATGCTTCTGAGTTTATGGAGAGTGTCAAAGGAGATATCTTTAGCGATAAAGTTTATGTTTTTACTCCAACAGGTGATGTAACGGAGTTGCCTAAAGGTTCTGGACCTCTTGATTTTGCTTACAGTGTTCATACTGAAATCGGGAATAAAACCACCGGAGCTAAGGTCAATGGTAAAATGGTTCAATTGGACTATACGTTGAAAAACGGAGATATCATTGAAGTTTTAACTTCACCAAATTCCTTTGGACCAAGCCGTGACTGGCTAAAAATGGTTGCAACAAGTAAAGCCCGTAATAAGATCAAGCGATTCTTTAAAATTCAAGATCGTGAAGTAAATATTATCAAAGGCCATGATGCAATCAGCAAGTATTTATTAGAACATGGTTTTACACCAAAAGAATTTTTAAATAAAACCAAAATAGCAGAAGCATTGGATCGCTTTAATTTTCAATCAGAAGACGATTTGTATGCAGCTGTTGGCTATGGTGAGATCAGTGCACAAGTGGTTTTTAATCGTTTGACTGAAAAAGAACGTAAAGTACAAGAAATGGAACGTCAAAAACAAGAAGCAGAAGAATTGATGACACAACCTGTAAAAAAAGAATCAGATAAAATGAAGGTTCGTCATGAAGGCGGCATTGTGATTCAAGGAGTGGAAAATCTACTTGTTAGAATCAGTCGTTGCTGTAATCCTGTGCCCGGAGACGAAATTGTCGGCTATATTACGAAAGGGCGAGGCGTTTCGATTCATAGGGCAGACTGCCAAAATGTACAGCATCAAGAAGAACTTGCTCAACGACTAATCGAAGTGGAGTGGGAAGATACTGATAGCTTAAATAAAGAATATGATGCAGATTTAGAGATTTACGGCTATAACCGTAGTGGCTTGTTGAATGATGTGCTACAAGCCATCAGTTCAATGACTAAAAATCTAGTTAGTGTAGAAGCAAAGCCTACAAAAAATAAAATGGCCATGATTCATGTGACCGTAAAAATTCAAAATCTAGCACATTTAAAAACGATCGTGGACAAAATCAAAAATATACCGGACGTCTACAATGTTCGTCGTACCAATGGTTAGGAGGAATAAAGGATGAAAGCAGTCATCCAACGAGTCAGCCAAGCTGAAGTTGTGATTGATCAAAAAAGTGTTGGGAAAATTGATCAAGGATTCATGATTTTATTAGGGATTCATGAAACAGATACCGCTGAAGATGTTGCCTACTTGGTTCGGAAAATCAGTAAACTTCGTGTTTTTGAAGATGAAGGGGGTAAAATGAATTTAAGTATTCAAGAGATTAAAGGTCGTATTTTAAGCGTTTCTCAATTTACCTTATATGCCGATACTAGAAAAGGGAACCGGCCAAGTTTTATCGAAGCTGCCCGACCAGAGACGGCAATTCCTTTATATGAATTATTTAACAAACAACTAAAAGAGCTATCAATTCCTGTTGAAACAGGTGAATTTGGCGCTGATATGGCGGTTTCGTTGATTAATGATGGACCAGTAACGATTATCATTGATACAAAAAATAAATAGTAATTAGTTACAAGTGGAACAAAGAACCTTTTTGATTAGCTCTCACCATTTATTCGTAGTTAGGGTATGAGGCAAAAGTGATTTTTACTTTTGTCTCATACCCTTTTTGCCAAATATACAATTTTGCAAAAAAAAAGCTATATAAAGATCAGATGATTGGTATAATAAACAAAAAGGATCAAATTGACAAAAAATAAACGATTGTTGAGGTATCTGATGAAAAAATACACAGAAGATTTACGACCAAAATTAGAAAAATTACCTATACCAGATTTACATGAGACATTGGATGCATTAATCGAGTGGACGAAACCTTTAATGACAAATGAAGAATTAAGTAAGTTTCAAGAGAAAGTAACCACTTTTGGTGATTCTGAAGGTATCCTGTTGCAAAAAGAGCTCATGCAATATACAGAACAAAGGAAAGGCAGTTGGCTAGCTCCTTTATGGCAAGAGGGTTATTTAGAAAGTCGAGGCTATTTACAAAGTGAGTCAAACTTTGCGTTAATTATTGATCAAGATTTCTATAAGAAAATTAAAACAAGAGAAGCTAGGGCAGCGCAATTAATTTATCATTTAACAAAGATTTATCTTAGTTTAGCTAATGAAACATATCCAATTGAGTATACAAGAAACAATCAAAATGTAGATATGTCATTTTATCCCAATTTTTTCAAAAGTTGTAGAATACCTGGCAGAAAAATTGATTCCTTTTATAAAGGAGAACAAGGGACAGCTAATCTTTTTGTTGTTTTAATTGTAAGCGGTGTATTTTTTCGGTTAAATGTTACAGATGATAAAGGAAATGTTTATCCAATCCAACAATTA
The DNA window shown above is from Enterococcus sp. 4G2_DIV0659 and carries:
- a CDS encoding replication-associated recombination protein A, with the protein product MQQPLAFRMRPRNLDEVVGQQHLVGSGKIIRRMVEAGMLSSMILYGPPGTGKTSIASAIAGSTNYAFRMLNAATDTKKDLQIVAEEAKMSGTVILLLDEVHRLDKTKQDFLLPHLENGRIIMIGATTENPYITINPAIRSRTQIFEVKPLSETDIQKAIKEALTDTTRGLGNYAVVLEEKALNHLSRATNGDLRSALNGLELAVKSTPENKEKKIMITLSIIEECVQRKALTHDKNGDAHYDVISAFQKSIRGSDVDAALHYLARLVEAGDLPIICRRLMVIAYEDIGLGNPAAAARTITAVQAAEKLGFPEARIPLASVVIDLCLSPKSNSAITAIDAALSDIREGKAGDVPDHLRDSHYSGAKDLNRGIGYQYPHNFENAWVDQQYLPDKIKYAHYYKAIDTGKYEQALHQQYQRIQEWKKQSKNKK
- a CDS encoding RelA/SpoT family protein, whose product is MPKEEIMTGPGVIKLVSKYMAPEHVAFVQKACDYAEKAHEGQVRKSGEPYFIHPIQVAGILAELRMDPHTIATGFLHDVVEDTEVTLEDLENEFGADVAMLVDGVTKLGKIKYKSHEEQLAENHRKMLLAMAQDLRVIMVKLADRLHNMRTLKHLREDKQRRIAQETLEIYAPLAHRLGISRIKWELEDTALRYINPNQYYRIVNLMQSKRDEREAYVEEAVEDIRIATEDLEIYAEIYGRPKHIYSIYRKMKDQKKQFNEIYDLLAIRVIVDSIKDCYAVLGAIHTKWTPMPGRFKDYIAMPKANMYQSIHTTVIGPKGNPVEVQIRTHEMHQIAEFGVAAHWAYKEGKTEKVDEDTDTKQLSWFHEILELQDESYDASEFMESVKGDIFSDKVYVFTPTGDVTELPKGSGPLDFAYSVHTEIGNKTTGAKVNGKMVQLDYTLKNGDIIEVLTSPNSFGPSRDWLKMVATSKARNKIKRFFKIQDREVNIIKGHDAISKYLLEHGFTPKEFLNKTKIAEALDRFNFQSEDDLYAAVGYGEISAQVVFNRLTEKERKVQEMERQKQEAEELMTQPVKKESDKMKVRHEGGIVIQGVENLLVRISRCCNPVPGDEIVGYITKGRGVSIHRADCQNVQHQEELAQRLIEVEWEDTDSLNKEYDADLEIYGYNRSGLLNDVLQAISSMTKNLVSVEAKPTKNKMAMIHVTVKIQNLAHLKTIVDKIKNIPDVYNVRRTNG
- the dtd gene encoding D-aminoacyl-tRNA deacylase, giving the protein MKAVIQRVSQAEVVIDQKSVGKIDQGFMILLGIHETDTAEDVAYLVRKISKLRVFEDEGGKMNLSIQEIKGRILSVSQFTLYADTRKGNRPSFIEAARPETAIPLYELFNKQLKELSIPVETGEFGADMAVSLINDGPVTIIIDTKNK
- a CDS encoding 16S rRNA (uracil(1498)-N(3))-methyltransferase, with the translated sequence MQRYFLTESYESKERYSITGENYHHMVRVMRMEPAQQVFLAFSDRLAIIAEITEITEDTVCLKEISKEVSEKELPIHVTIACGYPKGDKLEWVVQKGTELGSHRFVGFPAKNSVVKWDLKKRVKKTERLKKIATEAAEQSHRQFAPDVVLLEKADELIHSFSEYDKVLVAYEESAKIGERSQFAKALSEVNKGESILVIFGPEGGLSVDEVERFQSLGGILCGLGPRILRAETAPLYVLSAISYQFELV
- a CDS encoding deoxyribose-phosphate aldolase; its protein translation is MELKLQKLSVMLVDPSITDQQFTEEILFLKAFPIRSIFVLPYNVSRAKQLLTGTMIQVGSFVDFPLGSGTLAKKAFETGQVYRDGATEVFVTMAPDQLAFYANQTYQALEQLSFGRNALGFFLDSNKLTDNQKQVLTTKLGELNISVVSLGLDLTMEQAIYDMSIFRTVRRKQMSFQVNVKAPTLLEIELLFQAGASQIGISNGREILPLLSKWN
- the prmA gene encoding 50S ribosomal protein L11 methyltransferase, giving the protein MKWTEVKVETASEAVEAISNIMMEAGASGVAIEDSLDVENFQSDLYGELLDKEQFTHIKDGALVMAYFPETTFLPEILPFIKESITRLPEFGLAIGKNEVTVSEVAESDWATAWKKYYHPVRVTRFLTIVPSWEKYEAQDTSEKIITLDPGMAFGTGTHPTTRLTLQALETVLRGGETVLDVGTGSGVLSIASKHLGAKEVYAYDLDDVAVTAAKENMDMNPVAQDVQVSANDLLKEVAIKADVIVANILADIIVLMIEDAWRLLKNEGTLIISGIIHEKKAMILEKMTETGFLVDQIFQQGDWYAIILKKTEEE
- a CDS encoding DUF3013 family protein; translation: MKKATMLTYLDQQLSKNITEYDVALDWNPKNHAIEVVFRLFAENTEGESIDDAEGTTSEEEIIEFEDGILLYNPEKTVMDEADYLAVIPYEGKKGIKKSVLDGLIAYLKDVLVEGQSDLLDFLTDEEQEVFELKWSDEAFDQAIKNNQKIDSDTYIAYPSY